A region of Coturnix japonica isolate 7356 chromosome 15, Coturnix japonica 2.1, whole genome shotgun sequence DNA encodes the following proteins:
- the PRR14L gene encoding protein PRR14L isoform X1 produces MLSAEVECLLDSSASPGTEDLHEGQLLSIPASFMAVSEPSAGLDTKPDVSTPELTHTSELSPEHCRALEAKGFNEGVAHLDDVDREARWEPAELLNKELLHGGDAEEDGKNKQTQRKQDCSSGEYQQGHQEAQDAEEEYTECCALKPGKRWLKQEDPHLNKHEINSSATCCVEIAGFLKSKGENQANIQVTAETLPKLTEEAQGMKADRTRILSKAGYQNGSVSKGLPPESDECPDIDTVMAGAGVSETTRLDFRQPLKVMDVESTSEHSQEISEYNGSKAHADMSLRTGDNVVPILETTEEKLSRQNLVNVFSTSLDNCQTYQQEEGNNICDFCTVLPPRHNEPVRLSSVGSCRMLSIKSSEAMCSVLESVCYLDLKNMSLDNNSTATHGIINEISKKHLPASITSKTNYDHRTGFVKNCTSKFMPAEHLSVLSKEELSSDKTGDGETNGSTGKSYSSEFEEAAGIQREVAVGGNTEAQESADFEHCHPSVFSSVASSSEEFSKEKLKTITSEANKWKKDQLQFSVSDLCKDDLKESILLKEINSIASHEIVQTDVGIHKAYSKISFPSRPDCQNLSVKQDNKSPEVQLFEQKSQSNTMLEFSGKETNLNYTLNVLLPPVAQKSGEPHCDESLFCTANETASKDKAQDNRSGKESFGSSGTTEEQVAEFVLHKDKFKSSINPKTSDESSVICSISQKNRKSSEGKVESVDASLENKHSNTWNSSKQTPKCQHTAATSSSILSNSTPVDDVVLDRNFFKADIEMKIDENDSLEEVSGGCSSKKTVTFPEEHCPLPCRSPCQDHLSNSCVALHGINDTSTEKSMFCLNYDTQESTATLVDEISNKNMESENMKQFNLCKLTDCCEIICGKDDAEDQFCMSAVHTDEFTKIRTVSSPKVPGGNWRSETGEQLLVRNLNKKNCVHNFEFCNSPLFLKTRELDASGKKGTSSLRASSSEYSFSICNACPSLNNVNMQTRHAIQTEMTISPMENQFLAHQSSCLVPSRNQHVESLNKEPNTGLQYIATSAEEAKLSISSSQNEEILLKKGDDLTLLVHKCVRGDGLQRPLKENAVDFKSSGGLRNADYSGCMGFVSDVIEEKMTKLKEKENSCGREDKETDKESLSDSKSQYSEHALSIRCMKDKAEIVFSGNTRQQSLARMKWLTGDQTNTVNASFLPFSSIHGSLFYKPEKMDVLSEMENESLGIKSILNKSCSQLMLELGKGTDATNDMGPSCFVKFNIQDSSNETRGDSETPSALLIANSLPQKEKLFVSSENTDIGNSDLSSNEICCKGPSVTKPLSVTTYIKREANSTEIPSSEEEKATSSLNGAKSLSVCACNKGRQRDERHGVLTAEVMDVTLPESADCGEKLKYACVEEKMERKAPHKKKMPIHSLLDGENCLWASLAGSKESSSKTVTVSAENYEKGFEEIPRPDPSGLSKESNTAKPTSFTDTSLLSEAVQDCQTADAFDTETSPEFKYSEMNMLSKSCKESLPNCVGQCEVCVPYKLNAQSKGNAKEIRGYQDTQLIHETAHSVSMENETSDSVSRDKVEKCQARKRKKRFEEVKGHGSDKAKQEKKAAYKTKAKVAGHPSILYSSELLCSSSKELVMSRNTKFESHLKDIFAVRSSENKLCSTLQEIKRPKITVNAFSSCFLKTQDSEMENVNPKSGYNGILGAFETRNKLRGPLPLKIQPGRACKKVPMPYQLETVRKIKKPKSSTLLKPPSEMSPKQENTVLKSLCFAYESPTVKKEIAMRFVHMPRQKAKRCVLLSSLKFRKCTKEPALLSKLSAIASKLLVPATSTRSLESLPYSSEILPVAARYSERRCKNLLEAFSCINRNLHSRCADSWCTKMFSFQSLALYSVGSTKIPSLDSSNNSPSSFLDTPALPISFHIELDSSPVTDLTGTTSQHSVHHRLVLEEMPAPPSKWTFLLSQSCSEATAIKEDSSQDHELHSPLSVTTSGVAALHPDHGRNVIAKRTGSCSMLGFHTVLALSSPACYRIWTRRRNLTSHISTIQRLFISQFTQGLKGSSNVSDDLVSSLPYSLGRALSIWSQHGPSACPSEITPLHSSHCKWQPSVGVETSNAVLPHLPVQDVEALQTAGHEICLEPPFPLPLPKSCLLSEALPPVLPEPELQVRAPDEADTSSPDCFRSQDDIELKKTEPEERPKKVSQIRIRKTVPRLDHNLTPMGLPKPKRLKKKEFSLEEIYTNKNYKSPPPARSLETIFEEPKEKNGHLISVSQQKRKRILEFQDFTVPRKRKARGKIKAVGNFTRAKKTAPQSAELDALLSQKLMDLEEFFAKEDEQELSSSTGESHELKMVQ; encoded by the exons ATGCTATCAGCTGAGGTGGAATGTCTCCTTGactcctctgcctctcctggCACTGAGGACCTGCACGAGGggcagctgctcagcatcccCGCCAGCTTTATGGCTGTGTCTGAGCCCAGCGCTGGATTGGATACGAAGCCTGATGTGTCCACACCTGAGCTGACACACACTAGTGAGCTGTcacctgagcactgcagggctttGGAGGCAAAAGGCTTCAATGAGGGAGTAGCGCATCTGGATGATGTGGACAGAGAGGCTCGTTGGGAGCCAGCAGAACTGCTTAACAAAGAATTACTGCATGGTGGAGATGCTGAAGaggatggaaaaaacaaacagactcAAAGGAAACAAGACTGTTCTAGTGGTGAATACCAGCAAGGACATCAAGAGGCACAAGATGCTGAAGAGGAATACACTGAATGCTGTGCTCTAAAACCTGGGAAAAGATGGTTAAAACAA GAGGATCCTCATCTGAACAAGCATGAGATAAATTCTTCAGCAACCTGTTGTGTTGAAATAGCAGGATTTCTGAAGAGCAAAG GAGAAAACCAAGCAAATATTCAGGTGACAGCTGAAACTCTCCCAAAGCTTACTGAAGAGGCACAAGGTATGAAGGCTGATAGGACTAGAATATTAAGTAAAGCAGGATACCAGAATGGCAGTGTGAGTAAAGGTCTTCCACCTGAGAGTGATGAATGCCCAGATATAGACACAGTCATGGCTGGAGCTGGGGTTTCAGAAACTACCAGGCTAGATTTCAGACAGCCTTTAAAAGTTATGGACGTTGAATCAACATCAGAACACTCACAAGAAATAAGTGAATATAATGGGTCGAAAGCCCATGCTGACATGTCATTGAGAACAGGGGACAATGTTGTACCTATTTTGGAGACTACAGAAGAAAAGTTATCTAGACAAAATCTTGTTAATGTATTCAGTACATCACTTGATAATTGCCAGACTTAtcagcaggaagaaggaaacaataTTTGTGACTTCTGTACCGTTCTTCCACCTAGACATAATGAACCTGTTAGGTTGTCATCAGTAGGAAGCTGTAGAATGCTCTCCATAAAAAGTTCTGAAGCTATGTGTTCGGTTCTGGAAAGTGTCTGTTATCTGGACTTGAAAAACATGTCACTAGACAACAACAGTACTGCAACCCATGGAATTATCAATGAAATCTCAAAAAAGCATCTTCCTGCAAGCATAACTAGTAAGACTAATTATGATCACAGAACTGGATTTGTAAAGAACTGCACTTCTAAATTTATGCCAGCAGAGCATCTCTCAGTTCTAAGTAAAGAAGAATTGTCTAGTGATAAAACTGGTGATGGGGAAACAAATGGTAGTACAGGTAAATCATACAGCTCTGAATTTGAAGAGGCTGCTGGAATCCAGAGAGAGGTTGCTGTGGGAGGTAACACTGAAGCTCAAGAGAGTGCTGATTTTGAGCACTGTCatccttcagttttcagttctgttgcttCATCTTCTGAGGAGTTCTcgaaagaaaaattaaaaacaatcacATCGGAAGCtaataaatggaaaaaggacCAGTTACAATTTTCTGTTAGTGATCTGTGCAAGgatgatttaaaagaaagtatCCTGttgaaggaaataaacagcattGCTTCCCATGAAATTGTGCAGACAGATGTAGGCATTCATAAAGCCTACAGTAAAATCTCTTTTCCCAGTAGGCCTGACTGTCAGAATCTTTCTGTCAAGCAAGATAACAAATCACCTGAGGTACAACTGTTTGAACAGAAATCTCAGAGTAATACAATGTTAGAGTTTTCTGGCAAAGAAACTAATTTGAATTATACGCTAAATGTACTTTTACCTCCTGTTGCACAAAAATCAGGAGAGCCTCACTGTGATGAGAGTCTGTTTTGTACTGCTAATGAAACTGCAAGCAAGGACAAGGCTCAGGATAATCGATCTGGAAAAGAATCATTTGGTTCTTCTGGGACAACAGAGGAACAAGTTGCTGAATTTGTGCTGCATAAAGACAAATTTAAGTCTTCAATAAATCCCAAGACTTCTGATGAATCCAGCGTGATATGCAGCATTTCCCAGAAGAACAGGAAGTCTTCAGAAGGTAAAGTAGAGAGTGTAGACGCtagtttagaaaataaacatagcAACACATGGAATTCTAGTAAACAGACTCCAAAATGCCAGCATACAGCTGCCACTTCTTCCAGTATCTTATCAAATAGTACACCTGTAGATGATGTTGTCCTGGACAGAAATTTTTTTAAGGCTGATATTGAGATGAAGATTGATGAAAATGATAGTTTGGAAGAAGTTTCAGGTGGATGTAGTAGTAAAAAGACAGTCACTTTTCCGGAAGAACATTGCCCTTTGCCATGTAGATCTCCCTGTCAAGATCACTTGAGCAACAGTTGTGTAGCTCTGCATGGGATAAATGATACTTCCACAGAAAAAAGTATGTTTTGCCTAAATTATGATACACAGGAGTCTACTGCTACCTTAGTAGATGAGATCTCAAATAAGAATATGGAAtctgaaaatatgaaacagtTTAATCTTTGTAAATTAACAGATTGCTGTGAAATTATTTGTGGCAAAGATGATGCAGAAGACCAGTTTTGCATGTCTGCTGTCCATACAGATGAATTCACTAAAATAAGAACTGTGAGTTCTCCAAAAGTTCCTGGTGGCAATTGGAGAAGTGAGACTGGTGAACAGCTATTAGTCAGaaatttgaacaaaaaaaattgtgttcATAATTTTGAATTTTGCAACTCTCCATTATTCCTGAAGACGAGAGAACTAGATGCATCTGGGAAGAAAGGCACGTCATCACTCAGAGCTAGTTCTTCTGAGTACAGCTTTTCTATCTGTAATGCATGTCCGTCACTCAACAATGTGAATATGCAAACAAGACATGCTATCCAAACAGAAATGACCATATCTCCAATGGAAAATCAGTTTCTTGCACACCAGAGTTCCTGCCTGGTTCCTAGCAGAAATCAACATGTAGAAAGCTTAAACAAAGAGCCCAATACTGGTTTACAGTATATTGCTACTTCTGCAGAGGAAGCTAAACTGTCAATCAGCTCTAGCCAAAATGAAGAGATACTGTTAAAAAAGGGTGATGACCTGACTCTCTTAGTTCATAAATGTGTAAGAGGAGATGGTTTGCAAAGACCTTTAAAAGAGAATGCAGTGGATTTTAAGTCTTCAGGTGGTTTAAGAAACGCAGACTATTCAGGATGCATGGGTTTCGTCAGTGATGTAATAGAAGAGAAGATGacaaaactaaaagagaaagagaacagctgtggaagagaagataaagaaaCTGATAAAGAAAGCCTTTCTGATAGCAAATCACAATATTCAGAGCATGCTTTGTCCATCAGATGTAtgaaagacaaagcagagaTAGTATTTTCAGGAAATACAAGACAGCAGTCCTTGGCAAGGATGAAGTGGTTAACTGGGGACCAAACAAATACAGTTAATGCCTCATTTTTGCCCTTCTCATCAATTCATGGGAGTCTGTTTTATAAGCCAGAAAAAATGGATGTACTTTCAGAGATGGAAAACGAAAGTCTGGGAATAAAATCTATCTTAAATAAGTCTTGCTCACAGTTAATGTTGGAGCTTGGTAAAGGAACTGATGCTACCAATGACATGGGTCCATCCTGTTTTGTGAAGTTTAACATCCAGGATTCTTCTAATGAGACTCGCGGGGATTCAGAAACACCATCAGCTCTTCTCATAGCTAACTCTTTGCCTCAGAAAGAGAAGTTATTTGTGTCATCTGAGAATACAGACATAGGTAATAGCGATTTATCTTCAAATGAAATTTGTTGCAAAGGTCCTTCAGTGACAAAACCTCTTTCTGTGACAACGTACATTAAGAGAGAAGCTAACAGTACTGAAATACCatcttcagaggaagaaaaggcaacTAGCTCACTGAATGGTGCAAAAAGTCTGAGTGTTTGTGCATGCAACAAAGGAAGGCAGAGAGATGAGAGGCATGGTGTGCTAACTGCAGAAGTCATGGATGTTACCTTACCGGAAAGTGCTGACTGTGGAGAGAAGCTGAAGTATGCATGTGTAGAagagaagatggaaagaaaagcgCCTCATAAAAAAAAGATGCCCATACATTCCTTACTTGATGGAGAAAATTGCTTATGGGCCTCGTTAGCAGGATCAAAAGAATCTAGTAGCAAAACAGTTACTGTCAGTGCTGAGAACTATGAAAAAGGTTTTGAAGAAATCCCAAGGCCTGACCCAAGTGGtctttcaaaggaaagcaacacTGCAAAGCCTACAAGCTTCACTGATACCAGTTTACTTTCAGAAGCTGTGCAAGACTGTCAAACTGCAGATGCATTTGACACAGAAACTTCACCAGAATTCAAATATAGTGAAATGAACATGCTATCAAAAAGTTGCAAAGAATCATTACCAAATTGTGTAGGTCAGTGTGAAGTATGTGTGCCTTACAAACTGAATGCACAGAGCAAAGGTAATGCAAAGGAAATTAGAGGATATCAAGACACTCAGCTCATTCATGAAACAGCTCAttcagtttccatggaaaatgaGACTTCAGATTCTGTGAGCCGTGATAAAGTAGAGAAATGTCAGGCACGTAAACGAAAGAAAAGGTTTGAGGAGGTGAAAGGACATGGATCAGACaaggcaaaacaagaaaaaaaggcagcatacaaaacaaaagcaaaagttGCAGGGCATCCAAGCATATTGTACAGTTCTGAACTTTTATGCAGTTCTTCAAAGGAGTTGGTGATGTCAAGAAATACAAAGTTTGAAAGCCATCTGAAGGACATTTTTGCTGTTagaagcagtgaaaataaactGTGTAGCACTTTACAAGAAATCAAAAGGCCAAAGATTACCGTGAATGCTTTTAGttcatgttttttaaagacTCAGgattcagaaatggaaaatgtaaacCCTAAGTCAGGTTATAATGGAATTCTTGGTGCCTTTGAAACTAGAAATAAACTAAGAGGACCTCTCCCATTAAAAATACAGCCTGGAAGAGCATGCAAAAAAGTTCCCATGCCATATCAACtagaaactgtaagaaaaataaaaaaacctaaaaGTTCAACTCTTTTGAAGCCTCCCTCAGAAATGTCCCCtaaacaggaaaacacagtCCTCAAATCTTTGTGCTTTGCCTATGAATCACCAacagtgaaaaaggaaatagcCATGAGGTTTGTCCATATGCCAAGGCAGAAGGCCAAGAGGTGCGTCTTGCTGAGCAGCTTGAAATTCAGAAAGTGTACCAAAGAACCAGCATTACTGAGCAAGCTGTCTGCAATAGCCAGCAAATTACTGGTACCTGCCACAAGCACCCGTAGCTTGGAATCTCTGCCatattcttctgaaattctTCCAGTGGCTGCGAGGTACAGCGAACGTAGATGTAAAAATCTATTGGAAGCTTTCTCTTGCATTAACAGAAACTTACACTCACGCTGCGCTGACAGTTGGTGTACCAAGATGTTCAGCTTTCAGTCTTTGGCACTTTATTCAGTAGGATCTACCAAAATACCTTCTTTAGACTCAAGCAACAATTCTCCATCTTCTTTCTTGGATACCCCAGCGTTACCAATTTCTTTTCACATCGAATTGGACTCTAGTCCTGTGACAGACCTCACAGGGACTACATCTCAGCATTCTGTACATCACAGATTGGTTTTGGAAGAAATGCCTGCACCACCTTCAAAGTggacttttctcctttctcagagCTGTTCAGAGGCAACAGCAATCAAGGAAGATTCCAGTCAAGATCATGAGCTGCATTCCCCTCTCTCTGTAACAACCTCAGGGGTTGCTGCACTTCATCCTGACCATGGGAGAAATGTCATagcaaaaagaacaggaagTTGCTCCATGCTTGGCTTTCACACAGTGTTAGCACTTTCTTCACCTGCATGTTACAGGATTTGGACAAGAAGAAGAAACTTAACCAGCCATATTTCTACCATCCAGAGACTATTTATATCCCAGTTTACCCAGGGTTTGAAAGGGTCATCTAATGTATCAGATGACCTGGTCTCTTCCCTGCCATACTCCTTGGGCAGGGCACTATCCATATGGAGTCAGCATGGTCCTTCTGCCTGTCCCTCCGAAATCACTCCTCTTCATTCCAGTCACTGCAAGTGGCAGCCAAGTGTGGGCGTCGAGACCAG CAATGCCGTATTACCACACTTACCTGTACAGGATGTGGAAGCACTACAGACTGCAGGTCATGAGATATG TCTGGAACCTCCATTCCCTCTTCCACTACCAAAGTCTTGCTTGCTTTCGGAAGCATTGCCCCCTGTGCTTCCAGAACCTGAACTTCAGGTCCGTGCCCCTGATGAAGCAGATACTTCCTCTCCAGACTGTTTTAGATCCCAAGATGACATAGAACTGAAAAAA actGAGCCAGAAGAGAGGCCAAAGAAAGTCTCACAGATCCGAATCAGGAAAACTGTTCCTAGGCTAGATCATAACCTTACTCCAATGGGACTACCCAAACCAAAAAG GcttaagaagaaagaatttagTCTAGAAGAAATTTACACAAACAAGAACTACAAGTCCCCTCCTCCAGCCAG GAGCTTGGAAACAATCTTTGAAGAGCCCAAGGAAAAAAACGGACACTTGATTTCTGTCAGCCAACAGAAGAGAAAGCGGATTCTGGAGTTTCAGGACTTCACTGTTCCTCGGAAGAGAAAGGCACGAGGCAAAATCAAAGCAGTGGGAAATTTCACTCGAGCAAAAAAAACTGCACCACAAAGTGCAGAGTTAGATGCCCTTCTGAGTCAGAAGCTAATGGACCTTGAAGAATTTTTTGCAAAGGAGGATGAGCAGGAGTTGTCTTCTAGCACTGGAGAGAGCCATGAGCTGAAAATGGTCCAGTGA